In Amycolatopsis endophytica, the following are encoded in one genomic region:
- a CDS encoding 2-isopropylmalate synthase, whose protein sequence is MFRWNTQHPSPMPSHRYRDVHSRVAVPLSERDWPSKRLTHAPLWVPVDLRDGNQALAEPMDPARKRRFFELMVEIGYQEIEVGYPSASRTDYDFVRLIAETDLAPEDVTIVVFTPARRDLIERTVESVRGITNDVVIHMYTPTAPLWRDVVLGRTRDQVKELVVAGGSDILELAGDLPNVRFEFSPEVFNLTEPDFILDLCATMTTLWEASPDRPVILNLPATVEVATPNVYADQIEYMHKNLDRRDSVILSVHPHNDRGTGIACAELAVLAGAQRVEGCIFGNGERTGNVDIATLALNLHAQGIDPMIDFSDIDRIRRTVEHCTRLPVHERHPYVGALVHTAFSGTHQDAIHKGFTEHRSRAAALGVPEHELEWQLPYLPIDPADLGRDYEAVIRVNSQSGKGGIAYLLSTEHGIELPRRLQIDFARHVQHHTDDTGGEITGDELWTLLQQVYLNCPAVRGEVLEHFCRTTATGEVLTFVEYSGADGRGWIGGRGPTEQAATKDALSRVDPTKLTA, encoded by the coding sequence ATGTTCCGCTGGAACACCCAACACCCCTCGCCGATGCCCTCCCACCGCTACCGCGACGTCCATTCGCGGGTGGCGGTCCCACTGTCCGAACGCGACTGGCCGTCGAAGCGGCTGACGCACGCGCCGCTGTGGGTTCCGGTCGATCTGCGGGACGGCAACCAGGCGCTGGCCGAGCCGATGGATCCCGCGCGCAAGCGGCGGTTCTTCGAGCTGATGGTGGAGATCGGCTACCAGGAGATCGAGGTCGGCTACCCGTCGGCCTCGCGGACCGACTACGACTTCGTGCGGCTCATCGCGGAGACCGACCTGGCTCCCGAAGACGTGACGATCGTGGTGTTCACCCCGGCCCGGCGCGACCTCATCGAGCGCACCGTCGAGTCCGTCCGGGGCATCACGAACGACGTGGTGATCCACATGTACACCCCGACGGCCCCGCTGTGGCGGGATGTCGTCCTGGGCCGCACGCGTGACCAGGTGAAGGAGCTGGTGGTCGCGGGCGGTTCGGACATCCTGGAGCTGGCCGGTGATCTGCCGAACGTGCGGTTCGAGTTCTCGCCGGAGGTGTTCAACCTGACCGAGCCGGACTTCATCCTGGACCTGTGCGCGACGATGACGACGTTGTGGGAGGCGAGCCCGGACCGCCCGGTGATCCTCAACCTGCCCGCGACGGTCGAGGTGGCGACCCCCAACGTCTACGCGGACCAGATCGAGTACATGCACAAAAATCTGGACCGGCGCGATTCGGTGATCCTCTCGGTGCACCCGCACAACGATCGCGGCACCGGTATCGCCTGCGCGGAACTGGCTGTGCTGGCGGGCGCGCAACGGGTCGAGGGCTGCATCTTCGGCAACGGCGAACGCACCGGCAACGTCGACATCGCGACGCTCGCCCTGAACCTGCACGCCCAGGGCATCGACCCGATGATCGATTTCTCGGACATCGACCGGATCCGCCGCACCGTCGAACACTGCACGCGCCTGCCGGTGCACGAGCGTCATCCCTACGTCGGCGCCCTGGTACACACGGCTTTCTCCGGCACTCACCAGGACGCGATCCACAAGGGCTTCACCGAACACCGTTCCCGAGCAGCCGCGCTCGGCGTCCCCGAACACGAGCTGGAGTGGCAGCTCCCCTACCTGCCGATCGACCCGGCGGACCTGGGCCGTGATTATGAGGCGGTCATCAGGGTCAACTCGCAGTCCGGCAAGGGCGGCATCGCCTACCTGCTGTCCACCGAACACGGAATCGAGTTGCCCCGGCGCCTGCAGATCGATTTCGCCCGGCACGTCCAGCACCACACGGACGACACCGGCGGGGAAATCACCGGGGACGAGCTGTGGACACTGCTTCAGCAGGTGTATCTGAACTGCCCGGCCGTGCGCGGCGAGGTGCTGGAACACTTCTGCCGCACGACGGCGACCGGTGAAGTACTGACGTTCGTCGAGTACTCCGGGGCCGACGGCCGAGGCTGGATCGGCGGACGCGGCCCGACGGAACAGGCAGCCACGAAAGACGCCCTGAGCCGCGTAGACCCGACAAAACTGACTGCCTGA
- a CDS encoding FadR/GntR family transcriptional regulator, which produces MTQVQRHRLAEQAADLLLDRIRSGEWALGAKLPGETTLASQLGVGRSTLREAIRELAAKGVLETRQGAGVFVRALDVAQEWDAVLRRAGIVAVIETRIAIESEAAALAAERRTPADLRAIRRALAGRTGARVEELLDADTAFHRSVVVAGHNEILVELFDSVSARVRQAMVEMLRLRPGGADQEAHADLTEAIAARDPERARISSRTHLTALKTRLSAPGDRAGKPAVSTRTRTPARGSSARSR; this is translated from the coding sequence GTGACGCAGGTACAGCGGCACCGCCTGGCCGAGCAGGCGGCGGACCTGCTGCTGGACCGGATCCGGTCCGGTGAGTGGGCGCTGGGCGCGAAACTGCCCGGTGAGACGACACTGGCGTCGCAGCTGGGCGTCGGCCGGTCGACCCTGCGGGAGGCGATCCGCGAGCTGGCCGCGAAGGGTGTGCTGGAGACGCGTCAGGGTGCCGGGGTGTTCGTGCGCGCGCTCGACGTGGCGCAGGAGTGGGACGCGGTTCTCCGGCGCGCCGGGATCGTCGCGGTGATCGAGACGCGCATCGCGATCGAGTCCGAGGCGGCGGCGCTCGCTGCCGAGCGCCGTACCCCCGCCGACCTGCGGGCGATCCGCCGTGCACTGGCGGGACGTACCGGGGCACGCGTCGAGGAACTTCTCGACGCCGACACGGCCTTCCACCGCAGCGTGGTCGTCGCCGGGCACAACGAGATCCTGGTCGAGCTGTTCGACAGCGTGTCGGCGCGTGTCCGTCAGGCGATGGTCGAGATGCTGCGCCTCCGGCCGGGCGGAGCCGACCAGGAGGCGCACGCCGACCTCACCGAAGCGATCGCCGCCCGCGACCCCGAGCGGGCGAGGATCAGCAGCCGCACCCACCTGACGGCGCTGAAAACCAGGCTCAGCGCGCCCGGCGACCGAGCAGGTAAGCCTGCGGTGTCGACTCGTACTCGAACACCGGCTCGCGGATCATCCGCGAGGTCGCGCTGA
- a CDS encoding class I SAM-dependent DNA methyltransferase, whose translation MTYLDVTRSAYDTVAVDYARLLEGLLEQTPEDLAMLRLFADYVRADGGQVADIGCGTGRVTTYLDSLGVPVFGIDLSPGMLAEARRRYPHLRFEVGAMADLALEDESLGGILAWYSIIHTPPELLPAVFAEFARVLVPGGHLMVAFQVGDERKRLEQAYGHTVSYDAYRLPPDRIAQMMADAGFSATSRMIREPVFEYESTPQAYLLGRRAR comes from the coding sequence GTGACCTATCTGGATGTGACGAGATCCGCCTACGACACCGTGGCGGTCGACTACGCCCGGCTCCTCGAAGGGCTGCTGGAGCAAACTCCCGAGGACCTGGCGATGCTGCGGCTCTTCGCCGACTACGTGCGCGCGGACGGCGGGCAGGTGGCCGACATCGGCTGCGGAACGGGCCGGGTGACCACGTACCTGGATTCGCTGGGGGTGCCCGTCTTCGGCATCGATCTCTCGCCCGGGATGCTGGCGGAGGCGCGGCGGCGCTACCCGCACCTGCGGTTCGAGGTCGGCGCGATGGCGGACCTGGCACTGGAGGACGAAAGCCTCGGCGGGATCCTCGCCTGGTACTCGATCATCCACACGCCGCCGGAGCTGCTGCCCGCGGTGTTCGCCGAGTTCGCGCGGGTTCTCGTGCCGGGCGGGCACCTGATGGTCGCGTTCCAGGTCGGCGACGAGCGCAAACGACTGGAACAGGCTTACGGGCACACGGTTTCCTACGACGCCTACCGCCTGCCGCCGGACCGGATCGCGCAGATGATGGCGGACGCCGGGTTCAGCGCGACCTCGCGGATGATCCGCGAGCCGGTGTTCGAGTACGAGTCGACACCGCAGGCTTACCTGCTCGGTCGCCGGGCGCGCTGA
- a CDS encoding alkene reductase, translated as MATTLFDQTRLGDLTLSSRLVMAPLTRTRAGADGVPSPIMETYYAQRSTAGLIIAEGTTPNPVGQTYPGIPGIHSAAQIAGWRRVTGAVAAPMFLQLQHGGRNGHPATSGLTPVAPSPIPLPGTIFTRQGHQPSVTPRELSPVEIASTVADFANAARNAAEAGFAGVEAHAANGHLLHQFLSENTNHRTDGYGGPVSNRIRFAVEVVRALAEAIGPERVGLRISPRNTVNGIAEGDTAPIYRALVGELAGDGLAYLHIVFAEPEDVLFHEIRAAWPGVLMANPKLPGTLPEDGGRREGERLLDAGADLIALGRAFISNPDLVDRFRLGAPLNPLRDGNFMYTGGESGYTDYPALATVAG; from the coding sequence ATGGCAACCACACTGTTCGACCAGACCCGCCTCGGGGACCTGACCCTGTCCAGCCGCCTGGTGATGGCTCCGCTGACCCGCACCCGCGCGGGCGCCGACGGTGTCCCGTCCCCGATCATGGAGACCTACTACGCGCAGCGGTCCACGGCGGGCCTGATCATCGCCGAAGGCACCACACCCAATCCCGTCGGCCAGACCTATCCCGGCATCCCCGGGATCCACAGCGCCGCCCAGATCGCCGGCTGGCGGCGGGTGACCGGCGCGGTCGCCGCGCCGATGTTCCTGCAGCTGCAACACGGTGGCCGCAACGGGCACCCCGCCACCAGCGGGCTGACGCCGGTCGCGCCGTCGCCGATCCCCCTGCCCGGCACCATCTTCACCAGGCAGGGACACCAGCCGTCCGTGACGCCGCGGGAGCTGTCGCCCGTCGAGATCGCCTCGACCGTCGCCGACTTCGCGAACGCGGCGCGCAACGCGGCCGAAGCGGGCTTCGCGGGTGTCGAGGCGCACGCCGCCAACGGTCACCTCCTGCACCAGTTCCTCTCCGAGAACACCAACCACCGCACCGACGGCTACGGCGGCCCGGTCAGCAACCGCATCCGGTTCGCCGTCGAAGTGGTGCGCGCTCTCGCCGAAGCGATCGGGCCCGAGCGCGTCGGATTGCGGATTTCGCCGCGCAACACCGTCAACGGCATCGCGGAGGGCGACACCGCGCCCATCTACCGCGCCCTGGTCGGCGAGCTGGCCGGAGACGGGCTGGCGTACCTGCACATCGTCTTCGCCGAGCCCGAAGATGTGCTGTTCCACGAGATCCGCGCGGCGTGGCCCGGTGTGCTGATGGCCAATCCGAAGCTGCCCGGCACGCTGCCCGAGGACGGCGGGCGTCGCGAGGGCGAACGGCTGCTGGACGCGGGCGCGGACCTCATCGCGCTCGGGCGCGCGTTCATCTCCAACCCGGACCTGGTGGATCGTTTCCGGCTCGGTGCGCCGCTGAATCCCTTGCGGGACGGGAATTTCATGTACACCGGCGGCGAGTCCGGCTACACCGACTACCCCGCGCTCGCTACTGTCGCCGGGTGA
- a CDS encoding MerR family transcriptional regulator: protein MRIGELARRTGVSERSLRYYEKQGLLSADRTGGGQREYPEAAVDRVIRIQELFAAGLHSRKIAQLLPCMRDADGGPSEIADAKLVGDLRGERERIDRMITDLIRSREVLDDVIDAASRH from the coding sequence ATGCGGATCGGCGAGCTGGCGCGGCGCACCGGCGTGAGCGAACGGTCCCTGCGGTACTACGAAAAACAAGGGCTCCTGTCGGCGGACCGCACCGGGGGCGGCCAGCGGGAGTACCCCGAGGCGGCGGTCGACCGGGTCATCCGCATCCAGGAGCTGTTCGCCGCCGGCCTGCACAGCAGGAAGATCGCCCAGCTGCTGCCATGCATGCGTGACGCCGACGGTGGCCCGTCCGAGATCGCGGACGCGAAACTGGTCGGCGACCTGCGCGGCGAACGCGAGCGCATCGACCGGATGATCACCGATCTGATCCGTTCCCGCGAGGTGCTCGACGACGTGATCGACGCGGCTTCGCGGCACTGA
- a CDS encoding TetR/AcrR family transcriptional regulator has translation MGLREEKKRATRRHISDIATGLFAQRGFDNVTVAEVAEAAGVSKMTVFNYFPRKEDLFLDRHDDRLRELERVIRERPGGEDVTTALRRYHHELVAQRHALAGTRPGTVGFLSILYASPALITRTYEQSRETADLLATLLAEETGDPVAARLTANLVAATLDSIYEHACRRMLDGDDPNDVHRDQPAVIDRAFDLLENGLSAAKPRRSRRRAPRGNGSDR, from the coding sequence ATGGGACTTCGCGAGGAGAAGAAACGGGCCACGCGACGGCACATCTCCGACATCGCGACCGGCCTGTTCGCTCAGCGGGGCTTCGACAACGTGACCGTCGCCGAGGTCGCGGAGGCTGCCGGGGTGTCGAAGATGACCGTCTTCAACTACTTCCCGCGCAAGGAGGACCTGTTCCTCGACCGCCACGACGACCGGCTGCGCGAGCTGGAGCGGGTGATCCGGGAGCGGCCCGGAGGCGAGGACGTGACGACCGCGTTGCGGCGGTACCACCACGAGCTGGTGGCGCAGCGGCACGCGCTGGCCGGCACCCGGCCCGGCACGGTGGGGTTCCTGAGCATCCTGTACGCCAGTCCCGCCCTGATCACCCGGACCTACGAGCAGTCCCGCGAGACCGCCGACCTGCTCGCCACACTGCTCGCCGAGGAGACCGGGGACCCGGTGGCGGCGCGGCTGACGGCGAACCTGGTGGCCGCGACGCTGGACTCGATCTACGAGCACGCCTGCCGCCGGATGCTGGACGGCGACGACCCGAACGACGTGCACCGCGACCAGCCCGCGGTGATCGACCGCGCCTTCGACCTGCTGGAGAACGGGCTCAGTGCCGCGAAGCCGCGTCGATCACGTCGTCGAGCACCTCGCGGGAACGGATCAGATCGGTGA
- a CDS encoding FAD-dependent monooxygenase translates to MDFDVVISGGGPVGLMLAGELRLGGASVLVVERRTAIDPTVKAGSINVTTAEVLYRRGLLGPLAEEMRLAVEQVKKMLSDRKTAPAPMIGHFAGIMVGRDPVDLADPAFRDAGPAAELTLVGQQAVERVLEEHARSLGAVVRRGAEVTGFDAGDGGVTVHVGDERVRAGWLVGCDGGRSLVRKLAGFGFPGTDPEITGRQAIAEMDGAEALPLGWQRTDTGVYVHGPVPGRVLTVEFDGPPADRTSPVTVEELQGSIRRVSGVDVTVRSISSVTRFTDNARQADTYRRGRVLLAGDAAHVHSPFGGQGLNLGIGDAANLGWKLAATIRGTAPDGLLDTYTTERHPIGEWVLEWTRAQIAAMRPEPRAKALRSVLIDLFATRDGATYVAKKLSGVLHRYPIAGDHDLVGRGAPDFELADGTRLAEHCHDGSAVLIGAALDDERVRAVPAAVGRPELRALIRPDGHVAWAREDGSTDGLDEAFATWFGAGKPADRIFA, encoded by the coding sequence ATGGACTTCGACGTGGTGATTTCCGGGGGCGGCCCGGTGGGACTGATGCTGGCGGGCGAGCTGCGGCTCGGTGGTGCGAGCGTGCTCGTCGTGGAGCGGCGGACGGCGATCGACCCGACCGTCAAGGCAGGCTCGATCAACGTGACGACGGCTGAGGTGCTCTACCGGCGGGGGCTGCTCGGGCCGCTCGCGGAGGAGATGCGGCTGGCTGTCGAGCAGGTGAAAAAGATGCTGTCGGACCGGAAAACGGCACCCGCGCCGATGATCGGGCACTTCGCCGGGATCATGGTCGGCCGCGATCCGGTCGACCTCGCCGACCCGGCGTTCCGTGACGCGGGCCCGGCCGCCGAGCTGACCTTGGTGGGGCAGCAGGCCGTCGAGCGGGTGCTGGAGGAGCACGCACGGAGCCTGGGGGCGGTTGTGCGCCGGGGTGCGGAGGTCACCGGGTTCGACGCCGGTGACGGCGGGGTGACGGTGCACGTCGGCGACGAGCGGGTGCGCGCCGGGTGGCTGGTCGGCTGCGACGGCGGCCGCAGTCTCGTGCGGAAGCTGGCCGGGTTCGGTTTCCCCGGAACGGATCCGGAGATCACCGGACGGCAGGCGATCGCCGAGATGGACGGCGCCGAGGCGCTGCCACTCGGCTGGCAGCGCACGGACACCGGCGTCTACGTGCACGGTCCGGTGCCGGGACGCGTGCTGACCGTGGAGTTCGACGGCCCGCCCGCCGACCGCACTTCGCCGGTGACCGTGGAGGAGTTGCAGGGCAGCATCCGGCGGGTGTCCGGAGTGGACGTCACGGTGCGGTCGATCAGCAGCGTCACCCGCTTCACCGACAACGCCCGGCAGGCCGACACCTACCGCCGCGGCCGGGTGCTGCTCGCGGGCGACGCCGCGCACGTCCACTCGCCCTTCGGCGGGCAGGGACTCAACCTCGGCATCGGTGACGCGGCGAACCTCGGGTGGAAGCTGGCCGCGACCATTCGCGGCACCGCGCCCGACGGCCTGCTGGACACCTACACCACCGAACGGCATCCGATCGGCGAGTGGGTGCTGGAGTGGACGAGGGCGCAGATCGCGGCGATGCGCCCGGAGCCGCGCGCCAAGGCGCTGCGGTCCGTGCTCATCGACCTGTTCGCGACCCGCGACGGGGCGACGTACGTGGCGAAGAAGCTCTCCGGTGTGCTGCACCGCTATCCCATCGCCGGTGACCACGACCTCGTCGGCCGCGGCGCGCCGGACTTCGAGCTGGCCGACGGCACCCGTCTCGCCGAGCACTGCCACGACGGCAGTGCGGTCCTGATCGGCGCCGCACTGGACGACGAGCGCGTGCGGGCCGTTCCCGCTGCCGTGGGGCGCCCCGAGCTCAGGGCCCTGATCAGGCCGGACGGCCACGTCGCGTGGGCACGCGAGGACGGTTCGACCGACGGTCTGGACGAAGCGTTCGCGACGTGGTTCGGGGCAGGCAAACCCGCGGACCGGATTTTCGCGTAA
- a CDS encoding vWA domain-containing protein → MGTQDPLAGFVGFATALREAGVACGPQRVQAYLDAVERLDLTEADGLYWAGRLTLCSDPDDLIRYDDAFAQWFAAAPPEPRPATVRREQRSRIAAMVSQPSGEGSGDTDDELRVAATDAEVLRERDLAELTKAEREHLRELMAVLRPRPPMRKSLRSRPARRGSLDPGRTLRAMLAGGGEPVRLAHRTRAHRPRRVVLLLDVSGSMSPYADSLLRFAHVVVRRAPASVEVFTLGTRLTRVSRQLRQRDPERAMLAAGTAVPDFAGGTRLGETLRIFLDRWGQRGLARRAVVTVFSDGWERGDPGLLGEQMARMRRLAHAVFWVNPHAGREGYAPVQSGIAAALPHIDRLLAGHSLATLERLLLEIRDA, encoded by the coding sequence GTGGGCACTCAGGATCCGCTGGCGGGGTTCGTCGGCTTCGCCACCGCGCTGCGCGAAGCAGGCGTCGCGTGCGGGCCGCAGCGGGTGCAGGCCTACCTCGACGCCGTCGAGCGGCTCGACCTGACCGAGGCCGACGGGCTCTACTGGGCGGGACGGCTGACGCTCTGCTCCGACCCGGACGACCTGATCCGCTACGACGACGCGTTCGCGCAGTGGTTCGCCGCCGCGCCGCCCGAACCACGGCCGGCGACGGTCCGCCGCGAGCAGCGGTCCCGCATCGCGGCCATGGTCTCCCAGCCCTCCGGCGAGGGCTCGGGGGACACCGACGACGAACTGCGCGTGGCGGCCACCGACGCGGAGGTGCTGCGGGAGCGGGACCTCGCGGAGCTGACCAAGGCCGAACGGGAGCACCTGCGTGAGCTGATGGCCGTGCTGCGGCCACGACCGCCGATGCGGAAGTCCCTGCGCAGCCGCCCGGCGCGCCGCGGCTCGCTCGATCCGGGGCGGACGCTGCGGGCGATGCTGGCAGGCGGCGGTGAACCGGTCCGCCTCGCGCACCGCACGCGCGCGCACCGCCCGCGCCGGGTCGTGCTGCTGCTCGACGTGTCCGGGTCGATGAGCCCGTACGCCGACTCGCTGCTGAGGTTCGCGCACGTCGTGGTGCGCCGCGCGCCCGCCTCGGTCGAGGTGTTCACCCTCGGCACACGCCTGACCAGGGTGTCCCGTCAGCTGCGGCAGCGCGACCCGGAACGCGCGATGCTCGCGGCGGGCACCGCCGTGCCCGACTTCGCGGGCGGCACGCGCCTCGGCGAGACGCTGCGGATCTTCCTCGACCGCTGGGGACAGCGCGGGCTCGCGCGCCGCGCCGTCGTCACGGTGTTCTCCGACGGGTGGGAGCGCGGCGACCCCGGGCTGCTCGGCGAGCAGATGGCGCGGATGCGCCGCCTCGCGCACGCCGTGTTCTGGGTGAATCCGCACGCGGGCCGTGAAGGCTACGCTCCGGTGCAGTCCGGCATCGCGGCCGCGCTCCCGCACATCGACCGCTTGCTGGCCGGCCACAGCCTGGCCACCCTGGAACGACTGCTGCTGGAGATCCGTGATGCATGA
- a CDS encoding XdhC family protein, producing MHDVLDELYKRWREGEAVGVGTVVATFSSAPRAPGAAMLVGDDGTVVGSVSGGCVEGAVYELAQQVVADREPVLQRYGVSDDDAFAVGLTCGGIIDIYVERVDRETLPELGDIVESVHRGEPVAVVTVIEHEDPERRGRHMIVWPDRTAGTLGTGRIDDAVADDARGLLANGRTGTLHYGLEGERRGEGMAVFVNSFEPQPRMLVFGAIDFAAAMARMGSYLGYQVTVCDARPVFATASRFPEADEVVVDWPHRYLRAEAEAGRIDRRTVIAVLTHDPKFDVPLLEVALRLDVGYIGAMGSRRTHDDRLDRLREAGLTEGELSRLASPIGLDLGARTPEETAVSIAAEIIAMRWGGGGQRLTALSGRIHG from the coding sequence ATGCATGACGTACTGGACGAGTTGTACAAGCGCTGGCGCGAAGGCGAAGCCGTCGGCGTGGGCACGGTCGTGGCGACCTTCTCCTCCGCTCCGCGGGCGCCGGGCGCGGCGATGCTCGTCGGCGACGACGGCACCGTGGTCGGCAGCGTGTCCGGCGGCTGCGTCGAGGGGGCGGTGTACGAGCTGGCCCAGCAGGTCGTGGCCGACCGCGAGCCGGTGCTGCAGCGCTACGGCGTCAGCGACGACGACGCGTTCGCGGTGGGCCTGACCTGCGGCGGGATCATCGACATCTACGTCGAGCGGGTGGACCGGGAGACCCTGCCCGAGCTGGGCGACATCGTCGAGTCCGTCCACAGAGGAGAGCCGGTCGCCGTCGTCACGGTGATCGAGCACGAGGATCCGGAGCGGCGCGGACGGCACATGATCGTGTGGCCGGACCGCACCGCCGGAACGCTGGGCACCGGCCGCATCGACGACGCGGTCGCCGACGACGCGCGCGGCCTCCTCGCGAACGGGCGCACCGGAACCCTGCACTACGGCCTGGAGGGCGAGCGGCGCGGCGAGGGCATGGCGGTGTTCGTCAACTCCTTCGAACCGCAGCCGCGGATGCTGGTGTTCGGCGCGATCGATTTCGCCGCCGCGATGGCGCGCATGGGCTCCTACCTCGGCTACCAGGTCACCGTGTGCGACGCGCGCCCGGTGTTCGCCACGGCGTCGCGTTTTCCGGAGGCCGACGAGGTGGTCGTGGACTGGCCGCACCGGTACCTCCGGGCCGAGGCGGAGGCGGGCCGCATCGACCGGCGCACCGTGATCGCGGTGCTGACCCACGACCCGAAGTTCGACGTGCCGCTGCTGGAGGTCGCGCTGCGGCTGGACGTCGGCTACATCGGCGCGATGGGGTCGCGGCGCACGCACGACGACCGCCTCGACCGCTTGCGGGAGGCGGGGCTGACGGAGGGCGAACTGTCGCGGTTGGCCTCCCCGATCGGACTCGACCTCGGGGCCCGCACACCCGAGGAGACCGCGGTGTCCATCGCCGCCGAGATCATCGCGATGCGGTGGGGCGGGGGCGGGCAGCGGCTCACGGCGCTGTC